GGTACAGGCCAGGCCGAATTTCAAGCTTCCTTTGGCCGCTTCCACGACCGGTCGGACGGTGATCAGATTGAGCTTGGATTTGGTGGTGGCCAGGGAGATGTTTCCCAGCGCTTCCAGGGCTCGTGCCTGCCTTGAAGTCGCGGTTTCGTCGTGCAAGATGCCGATCTTTTTCTGGAGGGTTTCCAAGATCCTGATCTTCCCTTCGGCGACCCGCAGTTCCAGCCTTAGCGTGCGGGCTTTGTCTTTGGACGAATTGACCTCCGTCAGGATCGGGCGGAAGAAGAAACTGTCAAAGAGATAGACCAGCAGCACGATCAGGGCGGAGACCAGCAGGTTCCTTTCTCTGGTTGATAGTTTTAGTGAGAACATTAACGCTCCTTTATGATCCCGACGATCTCGAAGTTGAACGCTTCAACATTGTAATCGTAATTTTTGATCGCCTGGACGAGCTGGACGTCGCCGAAAAGCGGCGAGGATGAAAGGGAGAGGACGAAGCGGGAAAGGATGTTTTCCGCCGAATCGTTCTGTTTGAAGGCCGTTCCCCAGAGATGGACGGTGCCGATCGTCAGGTTGATGCTGTTGACCGTGACGCTGGTCGGGATCAGCCGGCTAAGCTCCTCGAAAACCTTGGGGATCTGGGTCCGTTTTTCTTTGAAGGAAGTCATCATCAGGCGTTGTTTCTCTTCTTCAGCCGAGGCCCGCTCGATCAAATCGAATTGAGCGAGCCGGGGTTTGTAGAGATTGAGCTTGCTGTTGATCGCATTGATCTCTTGCCGCAGCATGTAGGCCTGCGACCAAAATAAAAAATAGACCGCCGCCAGTACGCCGATAAAGGCGGGAACCAGCACCGTTGGCTGGAGCAGCTTGGTGGTAATCAGTTTCCAGCGGTTCTTGACCTCTTCCGGCAGCAGATTGATCTTGTCTTTGCCGTTGCGGGCCGCGCCGATGGCGGCCGAAAGCCGGGGATTGAAATCGGTTTTAAATTTCGGGGTTTCGACCGGGATCCCCAGGCCGGTTTGCAGGAACTCGCGCAGATTAACGGTCAGGGAACTGCCGCCGGTCAGGATGATCTTGTCGACGCTGGCTTCGCCGCTTTGTCCTTTGTAGTATTCCAGGGTCCGGGAAATTTCGCCGAGGACTTTTTCCAGGGCCGGCCTGACCATCGCCTGGAGCTGGGTGATCGGAATATCCCTGACTTTGGGATAATTTTCGGCGGTCAGAGGGACCCCGTGTTCCAATTTGATCTTTTCCGCTTCTTCCGGAGAGATCTCGACTTTGCCTTCCGGAGAAACCAGGATGCCGGACATGGCGAGCGTGATGGCATCGCCGCCAACCGTTAATTCGCGGTTGAATTCGAATCGCCCTTTACGGAAAATACTGATGTTGGTGCTCCGTTTGCCGAGATAAATTATCGCCACCAGCTTGTCCGGGTCCTTTTTCAATTCTTCCTGATAAAGTTCCTGCAGAGCGATCGGCAGGACGGTAATGCCGGAGAGAACCAGTCCCGCTTTGTTGACGATCCGCTGGATATCGAGATAATGCTTATGATTGATGCAGGCGGCGACATAGTATTCTTTGGGGAGCGAATAATAATCGACCAGCGCTTCCTCGATCGGGAAGGGGAGGTCTTGGGCGAACTTCCATTTGATCGCTTCCACTAGTTCCGATTCGGAGATGCCGGCCAGGGGGAGGAGCTTGATGTAAGAATTGTCGCCGCCCGTGACGACAAACGCTTCCTTGGTCTTAATATTGTGAGTGTGGATTAATTTCCGGAGGGCGTCGGCCTTGGCGTCTTCCAGTTGGGGATGCTTGTCGAGCAGTTGGATGGGGACCTCGGTTACTCCCCAATTTTTTATGGCGAAGCCCGAATCTTTCGGCTCGATCTCAACGACCTTGACCGAGCTGACCCGGAGGTCAATCCCTAAGGCTGCTCTGTTCCATGGCATTTGGATTAATTATATCGGAACAGGGGCGATTGTCAATTCGGGTTTAATAGACTTCCAGCCAGTTGGTCACGTCGATATGGCCGCCGGTTTCTCCTTCCAAACCGATGATCGCGTCATAGTCGACCAGCGTCGTGTTGAGGGTGATGGTGCAGTTGCTCCCCAGGCTGTTTAGGAAGCCGCCGACGATGTTGCCGTTAAACTCAACGTTGTTGTTGATATTGACCGCCCCGCCGGCATAGATAAAGCCGTTGATCTCGCAGTTGTTGTTGATATTGACGAACCCGGGGGTCAAAAAGACGCTGCCGCCGCCGACCGTGACGGTCCCGGCCTCAAGGTTGTTGTTGATGGTGAAACCGATCGAGGAGTAAAACACGCATTGTTCGCCGATATCAACATTGTTTGCAATGGTCACTTCCCCCCCGCCAATTATCACGACATAGTCCTTGATTTTGACATTGTTTTGAATGTTGATCCAGCCGGTGGCGACGAGTTTGGCGTTGGCGTTGACGGTCGCGTTGTTGCCGATCGTTAAATTCCCGTGAACATAGTAAGTCCCCGAGATCGTTCCCGAAAGGGTCCGGTTTTGCGGCGTCTGGCTTTCGGCGGTGGCAATTTCCATGTCGTAATAAGTCGTGTCGAGCTGGGGAAAGCCTTCCGGGGTCGGAGTGTTCGGGGTGACCGTGCCGTTAACTTCAGTTGTCGAACCGGTGATGCTGCCGCTGGAAGAGAGATCGCCGTTGACGGTGGTGTTGGCGCCGAGGCTGACGTTGGCGTTGAAGAAAATGTCGCCGTTAATGATTACGTTGTTGCCGATATTGGTGGTGCCGTCGCCGGAGGGTGAACCGGCGAAGTAGAGCGGATAATTAATGAATCCCCCGACCGAACGGTTCAGAGCGGAGCGAATTACCCGGGAATAAGAGACCCCTTCGACGGTCAGGACCCCGGTGACCGTGACGGTAATCTGGTTGTTGGCCGCGTCAGTTATGGCGATCCGGAAAAAACCGCCGTTGAACGCCCTGGTCGCGGCCAGGGGGGGAGTCGTCCAATCGGTATCTTGGCTAAGTTGATTTAAATAATATTCCTGCCCCGCGCAGGCGATGAAAAAAGTTTTCAGCGAAAAATAGCCGCGGACCGCGAGGTTGCTTCCGGCAAAGAAGAGTGAAGTGAGCGAGACGACAAAAATCGTCAAGGCCAGGATAATGAACATTACCGCGATCAGGGTCACGCCTTTCCGTTTCATAATTGTTTTATCCTTAGCCCGACGCTTGATTCGATCACGAACTTATTTTGGCCGCTGACGATCGTCAGGCGAATCCGAATCGACTCGATCATATTGCTGCCGCTGGTTTCACTTCCGGCGTCGTCAAAATAACGGAAATTAAGCCCGCGGGGAATTAAAAGATTTTCGGCCAGGATCTCGGTGTTTCTTTTTAAAGCGGAGCCGTCCTGCCGGAAGGTGATGCTGTTGTTCTGGATGTTGCGGAACGTCACCTCGGTCGAAGTATGGACGGTCAGGTTGACGTTCCGGTTGGTCGTTTTTAGTTCCCTGGTCATTCTGGCCATCGCGCTTCGGGCGTCGAGCAAAAGTTCTTTCTGTTCGCTCATAAAGACCCAGGAATCGATGCTTTCCTGAATATAGACGGCAACCCCGGCGAAAAGGATGCCGATCAGCAGGATTACCATGATATTTTCAATGAGCGTGAACCCTTTTCTCATCAGTAGTTGCTCCTGATCGAATCGAACTCCACCGGATCGCCAAGCTTGGGATGACGGATGAAGACCGCGACCCGTTTGTAATCGGTCGGTCCGGCGACGTTCGAGTTCAAATCGCTGGAGGCGACATAAGTGATCGTGATCTGGGAACTATATTGGCTCAAATCGCCGCTGTAATTCGTTTGGGCCTGGTCGATCAGCAGATCGAACGACCGGATCAGGCACTCTTCCATTTTCCCTTCCGCCAGAGTTTGAGCGACAACATAGATCTCGATGCTGGAACCTTTCAGCCCGGTCGTGATGTAGATCGAGATCAGCGAGTACATGACGATCGCCAGCAGGGAGATCGAGAGGATCAATTCGACCAGAGTAAAACCGCGCTTCATTGGGTGAATATCCTCCCGGTGTTGGGGGTGATCCGGATCGTTTTCGTCGCTCCCTGAAAGCTAAGGGTGATGATCGCCTCGGCGGAGACTGCCGCGCCGTTTTTATCGATATAGGGGGCGCCGAGCGGATTGAATTCCAGTTTTTTCCCTCCGGCGATGTTGATCCCGCTGATGATGACCCCATTAAAGTCTTGGTTGATATTGACGGCGAAAAGTCCGCCGGACGGATCGGTGATCGTCGCATCAATCGCCCCATCGGTTTTGTAGACGGTGTAGGTGTTGTTCGGATCGGCTTCGAACGTGATCCCGTACCATTCGGTCATGATCAGCGCCAGGTTTCGAGTGTAGTTCAAGTCGCCGGCGACTTTCTTGACCGCCGCTTCAAGTTTGATCCCGGGATAGGGATTGAGGGAAAGAAAAGCATAGGCCGCGAGAAAGCCGATGACCACCATTGCCATCAGCATTTCAATCGCCGTAAACCCCTGCTTCATCGACAGGCCGCGCGCTGGGCGCTGTGGTTTCATTGGCCTAGATTTTAGCACTTCGATTTTTCAGATACAAGCCGGGAAAAAGCCGGTATTTCAGACAGACCCAAAGGGTGGCCAAACCGTAGACCAGGCTTCTTTGAAAATTGATCTCGGAGGCTTCCGGAAAGTAACGGCAGGGGACGGCGATCTCCCCCGCGCGCAAACCGAGCGCGGCGACCCCGGCGATGATTTCAGTGTCAAAAACGAAATCGTTGGAATATTTTTCCAGCGGGAGGGTTTCAATGATCTTTCGGCTGAAGGCCCGAAAGCCGGAGTGATATTCCGATAATTTGAGGTGAAAGGTCAGTTCCTCGACGAAAGAAAGAAAGCGGTTGGAAACGTACTTATAAAGAGGCATGCCGCCGGCCAGGGTCCCGTCTTTCCCATCCAGGAGGCGGGAACCCATCATCATCTCTTTTTCTCCCCGCAAGAGCGGCGCGGCCATGGCCGGGATCTTGGCGGCGTCGTATTGCCAGTCGGGATGGAGCATGATCACGACGTCCGCTCCCCGGGCCATTGCCTCGCGGTAAAGCATTTTCTGGTTGCCGCCGTAGCCGAGATTGCGCGGCGTTTTCAGGACGACGATCCCGAGGCGGTTGGCGATCTCGATCGTCTTATCGGTCGAGCAGTCGTCTCCCAGCAGGACCTCGGAGACGGACCCGTGGGGAATATCCTGAAAAGTCTTGGCCAGCGTTTTTTCGGCGTTATAAGCCGGCATGACGACAATGACCTTCATAGGTTGATCTTTTCCCTAATGATGTAGAGAGGGCGCTGCTTGCTTTCGTCGTAGATCCGGCCGAGATATTCGCCGATCACGCCGAGAAAGATCAGTTGGATCCCGCCGAGGAAGAGGAGGGTCCCCAGGACCGAGGCCCACCCTTCGATCGCCCGGCTGGTGAAAAAGCGGATGTAAATGGTGTAGAGGAGATAGAAGAAACTGCCCGCGGCGACAAACAGGCCGAGATAAGTCGCGAGCCGAAGCGGCAGGGCGGAAAAAGAAGTGATCCCGTCCAGGGCGAAAGCGGCCATCCGTCGAAAAGTATATTTACTTTGACCGGCGAAGCGCTGGTCGGCCTGATAGCCGACAAATTCCCGGCGGAAGCCGACCCAGTTGACTAACCCCCGGAGAAAACGGGCCCGTTCTTTAAGTTCTTTGAGTGGTTCGACGACGCGGCGGTCAAGCAGACGGAAGTCGGCTGCCCCGGTCCGCAGTTCAAGGCCGGTGGTCCGGCTCATCAGCCAGTAAAAAAAGCGGGCGGTAAGTTTTTTGCCGAGGCCGGTTTTGGCGTTATCCTGGCGGATCGTGTTGACGATCTCGGCTCCGGCCCGCCATTTTTCGACTAATTTGGGGATAAGTTCCGGCGGGTGCTGGAGATCGGCGTCCATCATGATTACCGCCTGTCCGGAGGCGCAGTCGAGCCCGGCGGACAGGGCGGCCATCTGGCCGAAATTGCGGGAAAGAGCGAGGCTTTTTATCCGCCGGTCCAAAGCGGCGAACTGCTTGATCAGTTCCAGCGAGCGGTCCTCACTCCCATCGTCAACAAAAATGATCTCGTATTTATCGGTCAGTTGGGATAGGGTTTGGTTCAAACGCGGCAGTAATTCGGGGAGGTTCTGCTCCTCGTTATTGACCGGGAGGATGACTGAGAGTGTCATTTCTGCCATTGCCGGCAATTATACCAAAGATCGCGGCGAAAATACCGGTTAGGGTCAGCAGGAGCCCCAGCCATTCCGGCCAGCCCGGGCGAAAGGTTAATTTGACTTCTGGTCGTTCGGGGTAGACCAGCATGAACGAAGGGGAGACGAGGTAGATCTTTTTCGCTCCAGTGACCTGCCAGTTGGGATGATAAGAAACTTTGATTAGGTGGGGGTAACCCGGATGGCTGGTCGTGAAAACAATCTCTTCCGGGGCGAACTTTTCGGTGATCATAACTTTTTTTAGCGGCTGGTAATGACCGGCCCCTTCGAGCGAGGCGGTCCGGGCGAGGAGCGGACCGTTGATCCCGCTGGAGATAAACCATTCAAAGAAGGCTTGTTTCCAACGGCGGGGTCGGATCGCCAGCGGTTGCTCATCGAGCGGTACGACGTAACGGCCGGAACTGGTCGTGATCCGGTAAAGGTTGTAATCGCCGAAAGTTTTTTCCAGCCGGAGCTCTTTGAGCT
This window of the Candidatus Margulisiibacteriota bacterium genome carries:
- the pilM gene encoding pilus assembly protein PilM is translated as MPWNRAALGIDLRVSSVKVVEIEPKDSGFAIKNWGVTEVPIQLLDKHPQLEDAKADALRKLIHTHNIKTKEAFVVTGGDNSYIKLLPLAGISESELVEAIKWKFAQDLPFPIEEALVDYYSLPKEYYVAACINHKHYLDIQRIVNKAGLVLSGITVLPIALQELYQEELKKDPDKLVAIIYLGKRSTNISIFRKGRFEFNRELTVGGDAITLAMSGILVSPEGKVEISPEEAEKIKLEHGVPLTAENYPKVRDIPITQLQAMVRPALEKVLGEISRTLEYYKGQSGEASVDKIILTGGSSLTVNLREFLQTGLGIPVETPKFKTDFNPRLSAAIGAARNGKDKINLLPEEVKNRWKLITTKLLQPTVLVPAFIGVLAAVYFLFWSQAYMLRQEINAINSKLNLYKPRLAQFDLIERASAEEEKQRLMMTSFKEKRTQIPKVFEELSRLIPTSVTVNSINLTIGTVHLWGTAFKQNDSAENILSRFVLSLSSSPLFGDVQLVQAIKNYDYNVEAFNFEIVGIIKER
- a CDS encoding type II secretion system protein, translated to MRKGFTLIENIMVILLIGILFAGVAVYIQESIDSWVFMSEQKELLLDARSAMARMTRELKTTNRNVNLTVHTSTEVTFRNIQNNSITFRQDGSALKRNTEILAENLLIPRGLNFRYFDDAGSETSGSNMIESIRIRLTIVSGQNKFVIESSVGLRIKQL
- a CDS encoding prepilin-type N-terminal cleavage/methylation domain-containing protein; the encoded protein is MKRGFTLVELILSISLLAIVMYSLISIYITTGLKGSSIEIYVVAQTLAEGKMEECLIRSFDLLIDQAQTNYSGDLSQYSSQITITYVASSDLNSNVAGPTDYKRVAVFIRHPKLGDPVEFDSIRSNY
- a CDS encoding prepilin-type N-terminal cleavage/methylation domain-containing protein, which encodes MKPQRPARGLSMKQGFTAIEMLMAMVVIGFLAAYAFLSLNPYPGIKLEAAVKKVAGDLNYTRNLALIMTEWYGITFEADPNNTYTVYKTDGAIDATITDPSGGLFAVNINQDFNGVIISGINIAGGKKLEFNPLGAPYIDKNGAAVSAEAIITLSFQGATKTIRITPNTGRIFTQ
- a CDS encoding glycosyltransferase family 2 protein → MKVIVVMPAYNAEKTLAKTFQDIPHGSVSEVLLGDDCSTDKTIEIANRLGIVVLKTPRNLGYGGNQKMLYREAMARGADVVIMLHPDWQYDAAKIPAMAAPLLRGEKEMMMGSRLLDGKDGTLAGGMPLYKYVSNRFLSFVEELTFHLKLSEYHSGFRAFSRKIIETLPLEKYSNDFVFDTEIIAGVAALGLRAGEIAVPCRYFPEASEINFQRSLVYGLATLWVCLKYRLFPGLYLKNRSAKI
- a CDS encoding glycosyltransferase family 2 protein, whose product is MTLSVILPVNNEEQNLPELLPRLNQTLSQLTDKYEIIFVDDGSEDRSLELIKQFAALDRRIKSLALSRNFGQMAALSAGLDCASGQAVIMMDADLQHPPELIPKLVEKWRAGAEIVNTIRQDNAKTGLGKKLTARFFYWLMSRTTGLELRTGAADFRLLDRRVVEPLKELKERARFLRGLVNWVGFRREFVGYQADQRFAGQSKYTFRRMAAFALDGITSFSALPLRLATYLGLFVAAGSFFYLLYTIYIRFFTSRAIEGWASVLGTLLFLGGIQLIFLGVIGEYLGRIYDESKQRPLYIIREKINL